From a single Flavobacteriales bacterium genomic region:
- a CDS encoding DUF4249 domain-containing protein, whose amino-acid sequence MEFQVLMKYILPLCLTTLLLASCTKDITVKLPETEAKVVVEGIIETDGPPLILLTRTQGFFDPTSIASIAAAYISEAEVTVNDGFNTYTLNKICSDDLINDSLLQIAAELTGIDAGLLAQANICAWTNLDGTLLGVEGRTYSLNVVTDGKTLTSKSTIPNGIALDSLWFKLAEQNPNDDSLGYIWNRLQDPDTLGNAYRWFYKRLNNGPDGRPKDSRFIAPFFSAFEDKYINGLEFDFAAQRGTAPFSDAVDDDNEERGYFKRNDTVAVKFASMGIAEYRFYNTFYTNASSQGDIFSNPANIVSNINGGLGIWAGLATRYDTVICVP is encoded by the coding sequence ATGGAATTTCAAGTTCTGATGAAATACATTCTTCCACTCTGCCTCACCACTTTGCTGCTTGCTTCATGCACCAAGGACATTACCGTAAAACTTCCGGAAACGGAAGCGAAAGTTGTTGTGGAAGGCATTATCGAAACGGACGGTCCTCCATTGATCCTGCTTACTAGAACCCAAGGTTTTTTTGACCCCACCAGCATTGCTTCCATAGCGGCTGCCTACATCAGTGAGGCAGAGGTTACAGTTAATGATGGGTTCAACACTTACACACTGAATAAGATATGTAGCGACGACTTAATAAATGATTCACTTTTACAGATCGCCGCCGAACTGACCGGTATCGATGCAGGATTATTGGCACAAGCGAATATCTGCGCATGGACCAACTTGGACGGCACTCTGTTAGGTGTGGAGGGCAGAACTTACTCCCTCAACGTTGTTACGGACGGAAAAACACTCACGAGCAAGTCGACCATCCCGAATGGCATCGCACTTGATTCATTATGGTTCAAACTCGCCGAACAGAATCCCAACGATGATTCGCTAGGTTATATATGGAATAGACTACAGGATCCCGATACGCTTGGCAATGCCTATCGGTGGTTCTACAAGAGACTGAATAACGGTCCCGATGGACGGCCTAAGGATAGCCGGTTCATTGCACCGTTCTTTTCGGCGTTCGAGGATAAATACATAAACGGACTCGAATTCGACTTCGCTGCGCAACGCGGTACTGCACCATTCAGTGATGCCGTTGATGATGATAATGAAGAGCGAGGCTATTTTAAACGAAATGATACTGTTGCTGTGAAATTCGCCAGTATGGGTATTGCAGAATACCGCTTTTACAATACGTTCTACACCAACGCCTCATCGCAAGGTGACATCTTCAGCAACCCTGCGAATATTGTTTCCAACATAAATGGTGGGCTGGGTATATGGGCTGGACTCGCTACACGCTACGATACAGTCATCTGTGTGCCCTGA
- a CDS encoding carboxypeptidase regulatory-like domain-containing protein has protein sequence MSNDPNYFRRVNSRIALLSFFLLVGTYATAQEVTIRGRVVTPEGSGAMYDLMIVNKRTRTGIFGNADGSFVVRALKTDTLMLGSIGQKTRWITMADSVLKDTYTVTITMKPYVVELAAVEILPERTLKEIQKDIDKLGYNERDYKLSTVNALQSPITFLYQEFSKRERSKRLVAQLENDDRKRDLLQELLKKYVDYEIINLNPEAFDDFIDFCDVPEEVIKGLTQYEFLLYVKKKYELYSSLGPTRRH, from the coding sequence TTGAGCAACGATCCCAACTATTTTCGCCGCGTGAACAGTCGAATTGCCCTTCTTAGTTTTTTTCTCTTGGTAGGCACATATGCCACCGCTCAAGAGGTCACCATCCGAGGCCGCGTAGTTACTCCTGAAGGAAGCGGAGCGATGTATGATCTGATGATCGTGAACAAACGCACGCGTACCGGGATCTTCGGGAACGCTGATGGTTCCTTCGTGGTACGTGCCTTGAAAACCGACACGTTAATGCTAGGGTCGATCGGTCAGAAGACACGCTGGATAACCATGGCGGACAGCGTGCTGAAGGACACTTACACGGTAACGATCACCATGAAACCGTATGTGGTGGAATTGGCTGCGGTGGAGATCCTTCCGGAACGCACATTGAAAGAGATCCAAAAGGACATTGACAAGTTGGGCTACAATGAGCGCGACTATAAATTGAGCACGGTGAATGCATTGCAAAGCCCGATCACCTTTCTGTACCAGGAATTCAGCAAAAGAGAACGGAGCAAGCGTTTAGTAGCGCAGTTGGAGAATGATGATCGTAAACGGGATCTATTGCAAGAATTGTTGAAGAAGTACGTGGATTATGAGATCATTAATCTAAATCCGGAGGCATTCGATGACTTCATCGACTTCTGCGATGTTCCGGAAGAGGTGATCAAGGGGTTGACCCAATACGAGTTCTTGCTGTATGTGAAGAAGAAGTACGAGCTATACTCTAGTCTGGGACCTACGCGCAGGCATTGA
- a CDS encoding T9SS type A sorting domain-containing protein, with the protein MKSNLLAMALLAMPFLTSAQTNNYANGATVANFTVTDVEGVTHTLYNYTSSGKYVVLDFFFDTCGPCQATAPYFNELHETYGCNDGDLICLTVNNGTDSDAEVIAYENTYGGSFNHSPAVSSTGGGGAVTSTFGVSAFPTYCLIGPNNTMIVNDIWPISNMSTFVAAFPAGSNITPTACAVGIDENDVVSFTGVYPVPSQGIITLNVSSRSSSNVTVEVVDVLGQLVATHSFNGRNGSSTQTLDLSNLSDGQYFLKLNAGNQTVDTQRIVIAH; encoded by the coding sequence ATGAAATCAAACCTACTCGCTATGGCGTTGCTCGCAATGCCTTTCCTTACCTCTGCGCAAACGAACAACTATGCCAACGGTGCAACTGTTGCGAACTTCACCGTAACGGATGTTGAAGGTGTTACACATACGCTGTATAACTATACCTCGTCCGGGAAATATGTGGTTCTGGACTTCTTTTTCGATACCTGCGGACCATGTCAAGCAACCGCTCCGTATTTCAACGAATTGCATGAAACCTATGGTTGTAATGACGGCGACCTTATTTGCTTAACGGTGAATAATGGTACGGATAGTGATGCTGAGGTGATCGCATACGAGAATACCTATGGAGGTAGCTTCAATCATTCCCCGGCTGTAAGTTCTACCGGTGGTGGTGGTGCAGTGACCAGCACTTTCGGAGTTTCAGCGTTTCCTACCTATTGCCTTATTGGGCCTAACAACACAATGATCGTGAACGACATTTGGCCGATCTCCAATATGAGCACATTCGTTGCTGCATTCCCAGCCGGAAGCAATATTACTCCGACGGCCTGTGCTGTTGGCATCGATGAGAATGATGTAGTAAGTTTCACTGGGGTCTATCCAGTGCCAAGCCAAGGTATAATTACCTTGAACGTGTCATCACGCTCGAGCAGTAACGTAACTGTAGAAGTTGTTGATGTACTCGGTCAGTTGGTCGCAACACATTCGTTCAACGGTCGCAATGGATCAAGCACACAAACACTTGACCTCAGCAATTTATCGGATGGTCAATACTTCCTTAAGCTGAATGCCGGCAACCAGACCGTCGATACACAGCGGATCGTGATCGCACATTGA
- a CDS encoding dienelactone hydrolase family protein: MQERFIRVRRTARYHVIGDAATAKRVWIVLHGYGQLARYFLHKFEGLQKDLLIVAPEGLSRFYVDEAHRRVGATWMTREDREQEIQDYVEYLDLLASEILQNVPKDTGLGILGFSQGVATACRWAMLGSTKIEELVVWSGSLPLELDQDTLASEFAKIRVTVVQGSKDRIVPRTVAEDTAALLRLAGIQHKVATFDGGHELEPVLLRKVLVG; this comes from the coding sequence ATGCAAGAACGCTTCATCCGCGTTCGTCGTACAGCGCGATACCATGTTATCGGTGATGCTGCAACGGCCAAACGAGTTTGGATCGTCCTACATGGATACGGGCAGCTTGCACGCTATTTCCTGCATAAATTCGAAGGACTACAGAAAGACCTGTTGATCGTTGCGCCAGAGGGGCTGTCCCGTTTCTATGTGGATGAAGCTCACCGGCGTGTTGGAGCAACATGGATGACGCGTGAAGACCGTGAACAAGAGATCCAGGACTACGTGGAATACCTGGACCTACTAGCTTCTGAGATCCTACAGAATGTACCTAAGGATACCGGACTTGGCATTTTGGGGTTTTCCCAAGGCGTTGCAACGGCATGCCGGTGGGCCATGTTAGGCAGTACCAAGATCGAGGAACTCGTGGTCTGGTCAGGATCATTGCCTCTGGAGTTGGACCAGGACACACTAGCGTCCGAATTCGCTAAGATCCGGGTAACGGTGGTGCAAGGTTCCAAGGATAGGATCGTACCAAGAACAGTTGCCGAGGATACCGCGGCGCTGTTGCGCCTTGCTGGGATACAGCATAAAGTAGCAACTTTCGACGGGGGCCATGAACTGGAACCGGTATTGCTGCGGAAGGTACTTGTTGGCTGA
- the trxB gene encoding thioredoxin-disulfide reductase produces MSTTPEHLKCLIIGSGPAGYSAAIYAARADLKPVMITGPLPGGQLTQTTEVDNYPGYPNGRSGPEMMEDLMAQAKRFGTDVRHGWVTKVDFTGPVHKVWVDEKTEIHADTVLICTGANAKWLGLPNETRLRDIGGGVTACAVCDGFFFKGQTVALVGAGDSACEEATYLAKLCPKVYMIVRKDEFRASKAMVHRVENTPNIEVLFNTEVTDVLGKDIVEGITIVNNKTKATGKLDVTGLFLAIGHTPATEVFKGWLDMDPQGYLTHVPDRTVTKVPGVFVAGDCADHVYRQAVTSAGSGCMAALDAERYLAANGIH; encoded by the coding sequence ATGTCCACTACTCCTGAACATCTTAAATGCCTGATCATTGGATCAGGTCCGGCTGGTTATTCTGCGGCGATCTATGCCGCACGTGCGGATCTTAAACCCGTTATGATCACGGGACCACTACCGGGCGGTCAGCTCACACAGACCACCGAAGTAGATAACTATCCTGGTTATCCTAACGGCCGCAGTGGACCGGAAATGATGGAGGACTTGATGGCACAAGCCAAGCGCTTCGGCACCGACGTACGCCATGGATGGGTTACCAAAGTGGACTTTACAGGACCCGTACACAAAGTATGGGTGGATGAAAAAACGGAGATCCACGCTGATACCGTCCTGATCTGCACGGGTGCGAACGCCAAATGGCTTGGCCTACCCAATGAAACGCGACTTCGCGATATTGGAGGAGGTGTTACTGCTTGTGCTGTTTGTGATGGCTTCTTTTTCAAAGGACAGACCGTTGCTCTGGTAGGCGCAGGAGATAGTGCTTGCGAAGAAGCGACCTACCTCGCCAAACTTTGCCCTAAGGTCTATATGATCGTGCGGAAAGATGAATTCCGGGCTAGCAAAGCAATGGTTCACCGCGTGGAGAACACGCCGAACATTGAAGTCCTGTTCAATACGGAGGTTACCGACGTGTTGGGTAAGGATATCGTAGAAGGAATTACTATCGTGAACAATAAGACCAAGGCTACCGGCAAGCTTGACGTGACCGGTCTTTTCCTTGCGATCGGCCATACGCCAGCAACTGAAGTATTCAAGGGTTGGTTGGACATGGACCCACAGGGCTATTTAACGCATGTTCCCGACCGCACGGTAACAAAGGTGCCCGGTGTTTTCGTGGCTGGTGATTGTGCCGATCACGTGTATCGCCAAGCAGTTACCAGCGCCGGATCAGGATGTATGGCAGCCTTGGATGCAGAGCGCTATTTAGCTGCGAATGGCATTCATTGA
- a CDS encoding TonB-dependent receptor, producing the protein MPRIFLAIFSLLLYFSTSAQDHKTFTVSGYVKDASSGETLIGASVVDKALGRGVNANTFGYFVLSLSPGQHTLSASFIGYENIDKVIDLQADLKLNIEMKPKSIQIGDFEVIAERSTNNTEGTQMGTVDLDVQKMNTLPALLGEVDILKVIQFLPGVQSNGEGNSGFYVRGGGPDQNLILLDNATVYNASHLFGFFSVFNADAIKNIELIKGGMPANYGGRISSVLDINMKEGNEKGFHGQGGIGLIASRLTLEGPIVKDRSSFIVSGRRTYIDVLTKPFVNKEGAFSGSGYYFYDLNAKANYRFSDKDRVFLSGYFGRDVFNFAGPDPGDPGIKIPWGNATLAARWNHVFGPKLFLNTTATFSDYSFAFDAKQDQFGFKLFSGIKDYGLKMDLSHYPNGRHRLKYGGQYIYHIYTTSTVEVNSGDTQFNIETPPKLHAHEGALYVMDDFDVTENFRINAGLRFTTFHHVGPFTLYQLDDQGRTSGKVEYKPGKPISSYSALEPRLSMRYITGKNSSVKASFNQGQQYVHLASFSSIALPTDVWIPSSTNVKPQIGTQYSAGYFQDFKEHMFETSVEVYYKNFQNLIEYAEGASPQDNGNTNYDSQLVYGDGYSYGAEFFVKKVVGKVNGWVGYTWSRTNRKFPDISNGKEFPSRWDRRHDLSVVLSYDVNKRWNIGATFVYATGQAVTLAVNRYFVEGQLVSEYTSRNGYRMIPYHRLDLAATRYGRTSKILKDPVTGETTEIPKKFTSSWTFSVYNAYNRSNPYFIYYSADGNPAAGTFQVQAKQVSLFSILPSITWNFKF; encoded by the coding sequence ATGCCGAGGATCTTTCTTGCTATTTTTTCATTGCTTTTATACTTCTCGACCAGCGCTCAAGATCATAAAACGTTCACGGTAAGTGGATACGTTAAGGATGCATCCAGTGGCGAAACGCTCATTGGCGCATCTGTAGTTGATAAGGCATTGGGGCGAGGTGTAAATGCCAATACGTTCGGCTACTTCGTACTGAGCCTTTCTCCCGGTCAGCATACGCTTTCCGCGAGTTTCATCGGGTATGAAAACATCGATAAGGTGATCGACCTTCAGGCTGATCTGAAACTCAACATCGAAATGAAACCTAAGTCCATCCAGATCGGGGATTTCGAAGTAATAGCCGAACGGAGCACGAATAATACGGAAGGAACCCAGATGGGAACGGTTGACCTGGACGTGCAGAAAATGAACACGCTTCCTGCCCTTTTAGGTGAAGTGGATATTTTGAAGGTGATCCAGTTCCTGCCTGGTGTACAGAGCAATGGTGAAGGGAACAGTGGATTCTATGTGCGTGGTGGTGGACCGGACCAAAATCTTATACTGCTTGATAATGCTACTGTCTATAATGCGAGTCACCTCTTCGGTTTCTTTAGTGTATTCAATGCGGATGCCATCAAGAATATTGAACTGATCAAAGGAGGTATGCCAGCGAATTATGGCGGGCGTATTTCCTCGGTGCTGGATATCAATATGAAGGAGGGTAACGAAAAAGGATTCCATGGTCAAGGAGGGATCGGATTGATCGCTTCCCGTCTTACGCTTGAAGGACCTATTGTGAAGGACAGGAGCTCCTTCATCGTTTCTGGACGAAGAACCTATATTGATGTGCTCACCAAACCTTTCGTCAATAAGGAAGGTGCATTCAGCGGGAGCGGATATTATTTCTACGACCTTAATGCGAAAGCGAATTACCGCTTCTCGGATAAGGACCGCGTATTCCTCAGTGGTTATTTCGGGCGTGATGTATTCAACTTCGCTGGCCCCGACCCTGGTGACCCGGGCATCAAGATCCCATGGGGTAACGCTACACTCGCTGCGCGGTGGAACCACGTCTTCGGTCCTAAACTATTCCTGAACACGACCGCTACCTTCAGCGACTACAGTTTCGCATTCGATGCAAAGCAGGATCAATTCGGATTCAAATTATTCAGTGGGATCAAGGATTATGGTCTCAAAATGGATCTTAGCCATTACCCCAACGGACGTCATCGATTGAAGTATGGGGGGCAATACATTTACCATATCTACACGACCAGCACTGTGGAAGTGAACAGTGGAGACACGCAATTCAATATTGAAACACCACCGAAATTGCACGCACATGAAGGTGCGTTGTATGTGATGGACGATTTCGATGTGACCGAGAATTTCCGGATCAATGCGGGATTACGATTCACCACCTTTCATCATGTCGGTCCATTCACGTTGTACCAGCTCGATGACCAAGGCCGGACAAGTGGCAAAGTGGAATACAAGCCCGGTAAACCCATTTCATCCTACTCCGCCCTTGAGCCACGCCTTTCAATGCGGTACATAACCGGTAAGAACAGTAGCGTGAAGGCATCCTTCAACCAAGGCCAGCAATACGTTCACTTGGCCAGCTTCAGCAGCATTGCGCTTCCAACGGATGTTTGGATCCCAAGCAGTACCAACGTAAAACCGCAGATCGGCACGCAATATTCGGCAGGCTATTTTCAAGACTTCAAAGAGCACATGTTCGAGACCTCCGTAGAAGTGTACTACAAGAATTTCCAGAACTTGATCGAATACGCCGAAGGTGCTTCACCTCAAGATAATGGAAACACGAACTATGATTCGCAGCTTGTCTACGGCGATGGATACAGTTATGGCGCGGAGTTCTTTGTAAAAAAGGTAGTGGGAAAGGTGAATGGTTGGGTCGGTTACACTTGGAGCCGCACCAACCGGAAGTTCCCGGATATCAGCAATGGCAAGGAATTCCCGAGCCGTTGGGATCGCAGACATGACCTGAGCGTTGTTCTATCCTACGATGTCAACAAGCGCTGGAATATAGGTGCAACGTTTGTTTACGCTACCGGGCAAGCTGTGACCCTAGCTGTTAATCGCTATTTCGTGGAAGGCCAATTGGTAAGCGAATACACTTCGCGGAATGGTTATCGCATGATCCCCTATCACAGGTTGGATCTTGCAGCTACGCGCTATGGAAGAACATCCAAGATCCTAAAAGATCCTGTCACCGGTGAAACCACAGAGATCCCGAAGAAATTCACCAGCAGTTGGACCTTCAGCGTTTACAATGCTTACAACCGCTCAAATCCGTACTTCATTTATTATAGTGCCGATGGAAATCCGGCAGCAGGCACATTCCAAGTGCAGGCTAAACAGGTTTCGCTCTTTTCAATTCTTCCATCGATCACATGGAATTTCAAGTTCTGA
- a CDS encoding M1 family metallopeptidase, with product MHHPIFPIAALMIFSACTSETSTTTEVGDHSTPTYVMDTHSNARPNEAVIKHLDLAIAVDMEGQAISGTASYDIEAPHGSKIIFDTEDLVIESVTLADGNNAEFSLGDSTMLGRALTIVLPEHMDRVTIAYYTTKKAKALQWLVPDQTADKKFPFLFTQGQAALTRSWIPVQDSPGIRFTYDAKVNVPVELMALMSATNPQERSSDGTYVFKMDKPIPAYLMALAVGDLVFKPIGKRTGVYAERSVIDKATYEFAEMEKMLETAEGLYGPYRWGRYDVIVLPPSFPFGGMENPMLTFATPTILAGDRSLTSLIAHELAHSWSGNLVTNATWDDFWLNEGFTVYFENRITEAIFGKDFANMSAMIGRQDLTAELEHIAQGPHPEDTHLRLHLEGRDPDDGMTDIAYEKGFAFLLLLEEKVGREKFDAFLRNYFDTYAFQSMTTDRFIGHLNNDLLEPTNTTIDLTAWIDGPGLPTDAPVPFSDRFVKVEDQIARWKEGIPAAALETNEWSAFEWMHFIRHLPKQLSMAQMDDLDNAFHFTQSGNAEILAAWLEQCIRNDHEAAYTTLDRFLNEVGRRKFLTPLYTAMLSTEKGKLMAQVIYAKARNNYHSVAVHTMDDLLSWKAVKPTATF from the coding sequence ATGCACCATCCGATTTTCCCGATCGCGGCGTTGATGATATTCAGCGCCTGCACTTCTGAAACGTCCACCACCACTGAAGTTGGTGACCATTCAACCCCCACATATGTTATGGATACACATAGCAACGCGAGACCGAACGAGGCCGTGATTAAGCATTTGGACCTTGCGATCGCTGTGGATATGGAAGGTCAGGCCATTAGTGGAACTGCCTCTTATGATATAGAGGCACCGCATGGAAGCAAGATCATTTTCGACACTGAGGACCTCGTGATCGAGTCCGTGACGTTAGCAGATGGTAATAATGCGGAATTCTCGCTGGGCGATAGTACCATGCTTGGAAGGGCTTTGACGATCGTATTGCCAGAGCACATGGATCGGGTAACGATTGCCTACTATACAACGAAAAAGGCCAAAGCATTGCAATGGTTGGTGCCAGATCAAACTGCGGATAAAAAATTCCCGTTCCTCTTCACACAAGGGCAAGCAGCGCTGACCAGGTCCTGGATCCCGGTACAGGACAGTCCAGGTATCCGGTTCACGTATGATGCCAAGGTGAATGTTCCTGTGGAATTAATGGCGCTAATGTCCGCTACCAATCCTCAGGAACGCAGCTCTGATGGAACGTATGTCTTCAAAATGGACAAGCCGATCCCAGCCTATTTGATGGCTTTGGCTGTCGGAGATCTAGTATTCAAGCCAATAGGAAAGCGTACAGGCGTATACGCGGAACGAAGCGTGATCGATAAGGCAACGTACGAGTTCGCTGAAATGGAGAAGATGCTGGAGACCGCAGAAGGTTTGTATGGACCTTATCGATGGGGTAGGTATGATGTGATCGTATTGCCACCGAGCTTCCCTTTCGGTGGAATGGAGAATCCGATGTTGACCTTTGCGACACCGACGATCCTTGCTGGAGACCGTTCACTTACATCATTGATAGCGCATGAGCTTGCGCATAGTTGGAGCGGTAACTTGGTGACCAATGCAACATGGGATGATTTCTGGTTGAACGAGGGATTCACCGTGTACTTCGAGAACCGGATCACGGAAGCCATTTTCGGCAAGGACTTCGCCAATATGAGCGCGATGATCGGAAGACAGGACCTGACGGCAGAACTGGAGCACATAGCACAGGGTCCTCATCCGGAGGATACACATTTACGTTTGCATTTGGAAGGCCGTGATCCCGATGACGGTATGACGGATATTGCATACGAAAAAGGCTTTGCGTTCCTACTCTTACTGGAAGAGAAGGTGGGTCGGGAAAAATTCGATGCATTCTTGCGGAATTATTTCGATACGTATGCTTTTCAGAGCATGACCACTGATCGTTTCATTGGGCATTTGAACAATGATCTCTTGGAACCCACCAATACGACCATAGACCTGACCGCGTGGATCGATGGTCCGGGATTACCAACGGATGCACCGGTTCCATTCTCTGATCGCTTTGTGAAAGTGGAAGATCAGATAGCGCGGTGGAAAGAAGGTATTCCTGCCGCAGCACTGGAAACCAATGAGTGGAGCGCGTTTGAGTGGATGCATTTCATTCGCCATTTGCCGAAGCAATTGTCCATGGCCCAAATGGACGATCTGGACAATGCCTTCCATTTTACTCAAAGTGGTAATGCTGAAATATTGGCGGCATGGTTGGAACAGTGTATCCGGAACGATCATGAGGCAGCATACACGACGCTGGATCGTTTCTTGAACGAAGTAGGCCGCAGAAAATTCCTTACGCCATTGTATACAGCAATGCTTTCCACCGAAAAGGGAAAACTAATGGCCCAGGTCATTTATGCGAAAGCCCGAAATAATTACCATTCTGTTGCGGTGCACACAATGGATGATCTATTGAGTTGGAAGGCCGTTAAACCCACAGCGACGTTCTGA